The genomic interval AAAACCACATGCTTGTCATTGCGAGGGCGTCAGCTGTCATTGCGAGGGTCTTTTCCGAAGTAATCTCATAAACCGTCATAGAGATCCTTCCATCCTGCATTCATTTCATTAATTAATTCTATTTTTTTGGCCCTTGAGCCACCCTTAATTTGCCTCTCCCGCGATATGGCGTTTCTTACGCCACGAAATATCTCGTAGTATACTGATTGCTTCGGAAAAAACCCTCGCAATGACAAGCGGAGAGACCCTCGCAATGACAAGCTGATACCTTTTGGATGGCCCTATACATTTGAACCGGTACGGAAACAGAAATGCCAGATGCTTCCGACTCGAAAGTAAGACTACAAAAAACAGCTTGAGTACATATACTACAACACGATATGGTTATAAAACCATTTTCATCGTTTCCGGGTGTTGCAAATGAAACATGATGACTGTTTGGTAACGCAGTGGCAGCAGTGGCACTGGAAACTACATTCGCAGGTTTATAACCGTTCGGTTGATCTCACAACAAAGCCTGGACCAAAGCAAAGTAACACTTTAGTCTTTTGGAAAATGTACTACCTATAAGCTCCGTAGGAGCAGCCTGTTTGTCGCAAAATAGGATATTATAACAGATCTTAGAGACAGGTTTGAAACCTGTCTCTACAATTAGGAGCGACCTGTCTCTTGTAAATCCATATAAACAGGCCTACCTGAATACGGACAGGCCGCTCCTACGGAGCTATTTACCCTATTGAATTTTATTGCGCTACTACAAACAGACCGCCCCTAACAGGGCTGCATGGTATTTTTTCTATCACGGAAATTTTTCAAAAGACTAAAATGTTGCAAATTTTGTGATTTGGGCACTGGAATTTTATTGCAATACATGGCTCCATTATCCACACAAACTCATGGTTTGCAAACCTTAATCCACTTGGAGTTAGGCTGGGAAGTAAATAAGGTACCCCCCTTGATTAATGCTTAATTTATAGACAATAAAATGCATTTTGCTACTTTATTTGCCATGACACGACAAAGCGATGCATAGAATTTGAAGGGGCATACTATCGCACCTTATCGAGCGGAAATGAGTGTCTGAAGTTCAGGAGGGGGAAACGGTGGGGGCATTATTACAGGCAGCTCGTGAATTGTAATTACAATTTTATACGCAATCCATCATAAGCGAGTTCCACGTTTTCAGGAAGCCTGCTATTTGTTGACTCATGCTCTATATCATGGCATATGTGGGTAAAATAGGTCTTTTGGGGCCTGACTTTAGAGACAATATCCAGCGCCTGGTCTATATTGAAATGCTTTGCGTGAGGCGTGTAGCGGAGTGCGCCCAGGACAAGGACGTCGAGATTCATTAATTTTGCCAATGAGTGATCGGGTATTTCACTCACATCCGTTATATAAGCGAATCTTTCGAACCGATAGCCCGTAACGAGGCCATTCCCATGAATAGCGTCAATCGGCACAATGGAAAAACCGCCTATTTTTACATTGCCATCAATGGCGTTAAGAGAAAAGCGGGGTACATAGCCATCGTTTTTTGCCCGGATATCAAACGCATAGGCGAAAATTCTTTTTATGCCCTCAAGGGTATCTGGTGTGCCATAAATAGGGATGTCTTTACGCTGTACAATATTGAACCGCCGGAGATCGTCCAGCCCGAAAATATGGTCTGCATGGATATGGGTTATGAGGACGGCATCCAGCCTGGTAACGTTGTTCTTTATACATTGAAGCCTCATTTCCGGCGTGGCGTCGATAAGGATGTCGCAGCCATTTTCACAAACAAGAACTGACGTGCGCATCCTTTTATTCTTTGGATTATCGGAGGTACACACCTTGCAGTTGCATGCAATCATCGGTACGCCGTGCGATGTTCCCGTGCCCAGGAATATTACTTCCATCATTTGTACCCTTTCAAAGGATATGAATACATTTAAGGGACTTGAAATTTTCTATTATGCTGCAGCAGTCGGTAGTCTACAGTCGGAAAATCGCAGGTTGAGGACTGCCGATTGCCGACCACAGAAGCAACAATTAATATTTTGTCAAAAATGCAATGAAATTACTAATAAGGTACTAAATTGTTACGTTATTTGTGCCTTCGCATGCCAACACGTTGACTCCATATTTTTTTTACTATCCCGTCATCGTCTTCATCATAAATTTCACCCAAAATCTCTTCCAGAATATCCTCCATGGTTACGATTCCAACGGGTTTTAAATTTTTACAAACTATTGCCATTTGGAGGTGATATGTCTGAAGATTTTTTAATATCTTCAAAATGGGGTCATTTACCTCTACAAAATAAGGCTCACGGACCAGGTTTGACAATGAAAAAGGGCTTTTTGTATCCATCATTGCAATGAACTCTTTCGTGTGCAAAATGCCAAAAACCTTTAACTCTCCTTCTTCCGAAATAACAGGAATCCTTGTATGGCCGCAGGCAATTACCACCTTCAGTATGTCTTCTTTGTTCATTGATACGGGTATGGTTACTGCTTTGGAAAATGGAAGCATTATTTCAGAAACCTTTTTAAATCTCAAGGCAAATAGGTTTAAAATGTAGTCTTTGTGAAACGGAGGCAATGATTCCAGGGAAAGTTCGGGGGTCACGGTTTTATCAGAAACCGTTGTACGAATACCAAACAGCGATAAGAGTTTTATCGTCGATTCTTCCAGGGTATGAATAACGGGCATGGCAACCTTTATCATTATTCTCAGGAAACGTCCCGATACTAAAGACACCTCTTCGGGGTAACGGATTGCAATTGCTTTTGGCACCAATTCGCCAATAACAACGGAAAAAAAGGTAAATGGAATAACAAAGAGGGCAATGCCTAGAATTTTTGCGGTTGTTTCCGAAACATTAAGTAATTTTTGAAGAAACGGGAGTATCGTTTTTTCGACTTCCGCACCACCCACAGCAGCAGATAGTATGCCAACAAGGGTGATGCCTACCTGAATAGCGGCGAATGTCCTTTCCGGCCTGCTTTTTAAGTGCAGGAAAATTTTTGCCGCGCTATTCCCCCTGGACGCCATACTGCGCATGAGCGGCACGTTGGTGGATGCAAATGCCATTTCTACACACGAAAACAAACTATTAAACAAAAGCATTATTGCTATTATAATCCAATCCATAACGTATCTTCATGTATGGGTTAAATGGTATTTGCTTCTAAAAAACTCTTTTGGTATGTTTTGTGGTTCACGAACGGTACGATGGTAATGTGGCGGGAAAGAGTGAAATTCATTTATAAAGAAAAACCCTCAAATTTTTCTAAAATTGCGGTTTTAACTGCTTCGTATGATGGCGGAACTGATACAGGTAGATTTGCAAACCTTGGTGTAACTTCTTTCAGTTTATTTTCGTGATAATTTATCTTAAACTCGGTAAACTTCAACCCGTGTGCGGTTGAAATAACCACGACCTTTTCATGCGCTTTAATTTTTTTCTTTTCCAGCAATTTTTTCAGAACGGCAAGCGCAACGCCTGTGTGGGGACAGCTAAACAGTCCCGTTTTGTCCGCTTGCGCCGCTGCATTTGCCAATTCGTCTTCCGTTGCCTGTTCGACAATCCCATCAAACTTTTTCAATATATTGATCGCCTTTTGGTAACTTACGGGATCCCCTATCTGAATGGCGCTGGCGAGTGTTTTTTGTGCTTTTATTGGCTTAAATTCTTTAAAACCTGTCAAATAACTAAGATACAAAGGGTTTGCCTTGGCTGCCTGAGCGCATACAATGCGCGGCCTTTTGTTTGTAATACCCATTGCTTCCATAATCAGAAAACCCTTTCCTATGGCGGAAGTGTTACCTAGATTCCCTCCGGGGACGACGATTACATCGGGGACTTCCCAGTCAAACTGTTGTACAATTTCGACGCTGATAGTTTTCTGTCCTTCGATGCGCAGAGAATTCATGGAATTGGCAAGATAGATATTGTTTTTAAGACACACCTCCCTGACCAGTTTCATGCAGCCGTCAAAATCCGTATCGATGGAGAGCGTAAGGGCGCCGTTTGCAATGGGCTGGATAAGCTGTGCCAGGGACACCTTGTCCTTTGGGAGAAATACAATTGAAGGAATCCCGGCCGCTGCACAATATGCGGCAAGGGCGGCAGATGTATCCCCGGTGGAGGCGCAGGCTACCGCGGGAATTTTTTTCCCTTCTGAAATCATCTGTTTTACCATGGAAACCAGTACGGTCATTCCCAAATCTTTAAAAGATCCCGTGTGGGAATTTCCGCATTGCTTGATCCAGATATTTTCAATGCCGAGTTCCTTTCCCAGCCTTTCAGCCCAGAAAAGGTTACTGCCGCCTTCATACAAGGAGACTACATTTTCATTTTTCACCTGCGGACATACAAATTCCTTCTTTCCCCAGACAGAACTGCCATATGGCCATTTCGTGCGAAGATAGCGTGCATCCAGCAAATCCTTCCAGTATTTTGCGTCGTGCTTACGCAATTGATCCAGGTCATGCACGACCTCAAGAAGGTTGCCGCATTTTTTGCAATGATAAATAATTTCGTTTAGCTTGTATTTTTCATCGCAGCCCGCAATGCATTGAAACCACGCTCTGTATGGCATGAAGCCGTTCTCCCTTTTCCCTCGTAAAATAAATATTTTCTACAATTACTTCTGTGAAATTTTTTCTCATTATAGGCAGACATACATTGGATTATCAAGTAAAATAAAAAGGCCTTTCCCGCGCAGAACGGTTATTTTCGTTTTGACAAAAACACTCTTGTTCTGATAAGCTTCTCACAAGCCGTTGTATCGACAAAATTGTATAATGCCAGACCACCATAAAAATTTTGAAAGTGTTTATAATGTTGCCATTCTTCAAAGATTTTGATAAAGAAACTTTCAAACGTGGGCTGAAACATGCCTTCAGTGTTGGCACTGCGCAGGAATACGAGGTATTTAAAGAATACGAACATGCCCTCGCTGCCCGATTAGCGGCAATAATTCACAAAAGAAGGCTTACCATACCGGCAACAATGTTTCTGGAGTGTATGCAGCCGCTTAACTATATTGGAAGTCAGGCAATGGTATTCTTAAGGCCATTTTTAACCTTTTTCTTTTCCCCCAAAGAATATGATATACTTCAGGGCATTCTTGAAAGAAGAAAGGGTATGAAGATGATAATTGAAGCATTAGAAAATGCGCCACATCAACATCAGCAAGAAGATAAAAAGAAAAACGAAGAAAAATTGTAATAATTCGTAACACTTTAGTTTTTTGAAAAGTGTACTACATATAAGCTCCGTAGGAGCAGCCTGTTTGCAGCAAAATAGGATATTATAACAGATCGTAGAGACAGGTTTGAAACCTGTCTCTGCAATTAGGGGCGACCTGTCTCTTGTAAATCCATATAAACAGGTCTGCCTGAATACGGACAGGCCGCTCCTACGGAGCTATTTACCTTATTGAATTTTATTGCGCTACAAACAGACCGCCCCTGACGGGGCTACATGGTATTTTTTCAATCCCGGGAATTTTTCAAAAAACTAAAATGTTACAATAATTCACATTAAAATAGAACATAGATTATGGAACAAAAATATCCTGATTTGAATGTTATCATTGCCACAGATTGTGGCAGTACCACTACAAAAGCTATTTTAATTGAGAAAAATGACGGCGTTTACCGGCAAACATTCAGGGGAGAATCACCGACAACCGTGGAAGCCCCTTTTGAAGACGTTACCCGTGGAGTACTCAACGCATTTGCGGAGGTGGAGGAGCTTTCAGGCAGGAAGATTTTAGACGGAGAAAAAATTATAACTCCTGCCAGTGGCAATGTGGGGGTTGATATTTATGTTTCCACAAGCAGCGCAGGCGGGGGATTGCAAATGATGGTTGCGGGGGCAGTCAAGACTATGACAGCAGAAAGCGCCCAAAGAGCGGCATTGGGGGCAGGCGCAATCGTCATGGACGTCATTGCCTCAAATGATAAACGGCTCCCTCATGAAAAAATTGACCGGATAAGACACCTGCGGCCCGATATGATACTCCTTTCCGGAGGTACGGACGGGGGGACGGTTACCCACGTAGTGGAACTGGCAGAATATATCGCGGCAGCGAATCCAAGACCAAGGCTCGGCATGTCATTTCAACTTCCCATTGTGTATGCAGGCAACAAGGACGTTCGTCAAAAAATCACCGAAATACTGGGGGAAAAAACTTCGCTGCATATCACTGAAAACCTGCGTCCCACACTGGAGCGGGAAAATCTTTTCCCTGCACGCCAGGAGATTCAAAAACTCTTTCTTGAACATGTCATGGCGCAAGCGCCAGGCTACAAGACACTGATGACCTGGACAGGCGCCCCGATTATGCCTACCCCGGCGGCAGTCGGCCTCATTATGCAGACGATAGCAAAGAGGGACAATATTAACGTAGTCGGGGTTGATATTGGTGGTGCAACAACTGATGTTTTTTCCGTTTATGGAGAGGTCTTCAACCGTACGGTTAGCGCAAATCTGGGAATGAGCTATAGCGTGTCAAATGTTTTGGCAGAGGCGGGACTTCCGAATATTTTGAGGTGGATGCCTTTTGATATAGAGGAATCTGATTTAAGGAACAGGATTAAGAATAAAATGATCCGCCCTACGACCATACCGCAAACTCTGGATGAACTAAAAATAGAGCAGGCATTGTCTCGTGAAGCGCTCAGGCTTTCCTTTGATCAGCATAAATCATTGGCAGTCGGGTTAAGAGGTGTACAGCGGGAGAGGGATATTTCCGAGGCGTTACAACAGGATGTTTCAGCAGAAACGATTGTTGACATGCTAAAATTAGATCTTCTGGTTGGCAGCGGAGGGGTATTATCCCATGCGCCGCGAAGGGTGCAATCAATGCTTATGATGATTGACGCCTTTCAGCCGGAAGGGATAACGAGGATTGCCGTGGACAGTATTTTCATGATGCCGCATCTCGGAGTCCTTTCCTCAATAAATGAAAAGGCGGCAACGGAGGTATTTATGAAAGATTGCCTGATTCATCTTGGAACCTGCGTTTCTCTTGCAAAAAGCCGCACCGGCAAGGCAGGGGAGGCATGTCTGTCGTATAAAATAACCCTGCCCGGTGGGAAAACAAGGGAAGAATCAATGCCGTTTGGAGATTTGCGCGTGATACCCCTTGATATTAATGAAACTGCGGAAATGGAGATATCCCCGTCGAAGAATTATGATGTAGGCAAGGGAAGGGGAAAGGCTATCACCGCACATGTACATGGCGGGGTTATCGGCGTTGTAATCGATACCCGGGGAAGACCTGTTGTTTTGGCGAAAGATAAAGCCTCGCGGGTAGAGCAATTAAAGAAATGGACGCAAGCCATTGATGCGTATCCGCAATAGGAGTTTTACCAGGACGTTAAATTATGCTTAGTACTTATCACTACTTTCTTTGCACACTTCCATTCGTCAGTGCGTGCTTTTTGGAAAATATTTAATGGCCACTTCTGTAGTCGGCAATCTACAATCAGCAATCAGCAATCAGCAATCGGCAAATTGCAGATTGAGGATCGAGGACTGGAGATTGGGGACTATTTTCGCGCTTGTTTGGTTCTGGCCATGCCAGCTTAGGAATTTCAATATTTTTTAAAGGCGCATTGCATGCGTCTCTTTGTTATGTCAATATTTTTCTTTACGTACAGCAGTTTACAGACGTATGCAATGCGTCTCTACATTAAAAACAGGATTTTGTAAAACATGACACACGCATATACACCTGGTTTACGCATATCTGAAAAAACAAAAATCGCAAGCCGAAG from Candidatus Kuenenia stuttgartiensis carries:
- a CDS encoding MBL fold metallo-hydrolase yields the protein MMEVIFLGTGTSHGVPMIACNCKVCTSDNPKNKRMRTSVLVCENGCDILIDATPEMRLQCIKNNVTRLDAVLITHIHADHIFGLDDLRRFNIVQRKDIPIYGTPDTLEGIKRIFAYAFDIRAKNDGYVPRFSLNAIDGNVKIGGFSIVPIDAIHGNGLVTGYRFERFAYITDVSEIPDHSLAKLMNLDVLVLGALRYTPHAKHFNIDQALDIVSKVRPQKTYFTHICHDIEHESTNSRLPENVELAYDGLRIKL
- a CDS encoding hemolysin family protein yields the protein MDWIIIAIMLLFNSLFSCVEMAFASTNVPLMRSMASRGNSAAKIFLHLKSRPERTFAAIQVGITLVGILSAAVGGAEVEKTILPFLQKLLNVSETTAKILGIALFVIPFTFFSVVIGELVPKAIAIRYPEEVSLVSGRFLRIMIKVAMPVIHTLEESTIKLLSLFGIRTTVSDKTVTPELSLESLPPFHKDYILNLFALRFKKVSEIMLPFSKAVTIPVSMNKEDILKVVIACGHTRIPVISEEGELKVFGILHTKEFIAMMDTKSPFSLSNLVREPYFVEVNDPILKILKNLQTYHLQMAIVCKNLKPVGIVTMEDILEEILGEIYDEDDDGIVKKIWSQRVGMRRHK
- the thrC gene encoding threonine synthase — protein: MPYRAWFQCIAGCDEKYKLNEIIYHCKKCGNLLEVVHDLDQLRKHDAKYWKDLLDARYLRTKWPYGSSVWGKKEFVCPQVKNENVVSLYEGGSNLFWAERLGKELGIENIWIKQCGNSHTGSFKDLGMTVLVSMVKQMISEGKKIPAVACASTGDTSAALAAYCAAAGIPSIVFLPKDKVSLAQLIQPIANGALTLSIDTDFDGCMKLVREVCLKNNIYLANSMNSLRIEGQKTISVEIVQQFDWEVPDVIVVPGGNLGNTSAIGKGFLIMEAMGITNKRPRIVCAQAAKANPLYLSYLTGFKEFKPIKAQKTLASAIQIGDPVSYQKAINILKKFDGIVEQATEDELANAAAQADKTGLFSCPHTGVALAVLKKLLEKKKIKAHEKVVVISTAHGLKFTEFKINYHENKLKEVTPRFANLPVSVPPSYEAVKTAILEKFEGFSL
- a CDS encoding glutamate mutase L → MEQKYPDLNVIIATDCGSTTTKAILIEKNDGVYRQTFRGESPTTVEAPFEDVTRGVLNAFAEVEELSGRKILDGEKIITPASGNVGVDIYVSTSSAGGGLQMMVAGAVKTMTAESAQRAALGAGAIVMDVIASNDKRLPHEKIDRIRHLRPDMILLSGGTDGGTVTHVVELAEYIAAANPRPRLGMSFQLPIVYAGNKDVRQKITEILGEKTSLHITENLRPTLERENLFPARQEIQKLFLEHVMAQAPGYKTLMTWTGAPIMPTPAAVGLIMQTIAKRDNINVVGVDIGGATTDVFSVYGEVFNRTVSANLGMSYSVSNVLAEAGLPNILRWMPFDIEESDLRNRIKNKMIRPTTIPQTLDELKIEQALSREALRLSFDQHKSLAVGLRGVQRERDISEALQQDVSAETIVDMLKLDLLVGSGGVLSHAPRRVQSMLMMIDAFQPEGITRIAVDSIFMMPHLGVLSSINEKAATEVFMKDCLIHLGTCVSLAKSRTGKAGEACLSYKITLPGGKTREESMPFGDLRVIPLDINETAEMEISPSKNYDVGKGRGKAITAHVHGGVIGVVIDTRGRPVVLAKDKASRVEQLKKWTQAIDAYPQ